Below is a genomic region from Acetobacter ghanensis.
TTTCCAAACAGCATCTGGCAACAGCCGTGGGTGTAACCCAATGCGCGGGCATGATGGGGGGCGCCATGGGCCAATCCACCGTGGCGTGGTTGATTCATGATGTTATTAACTGGCATTTTTTCTGGATTGATACGGGCGGCCTTATTGCGCTGGTTGCCGTTTTTATATTTTTCCTGACCCCGCAGGAGCATAAAACTGCACACGTGGTTAGCCATTCTGCCGGTTCCATGTTTGCGCCTTACAAAAGTGTGCTTTCCAACCCACAATCCTATTTGTGCGGTTTGTGTTCTGGCCTTCTGTTTTTACCAACAACCGTGGGCAGCATGACGTGGGGCATAACCTTTTTGACCCAAAGCTGGCATATTGGGTACCATGAGGCCGTTATGCGCGCAGCCATGGTGCCAGTGGGCTGGATGGTGGGCTGCCCTGCCCTTGGCTACCTGACCGACCGCATAGGCCGCAGAAAACCCGTTCTACTTGGTGGCATTGTGGTTATGGCGCTAACCGTGGCTGCCATTATCTACCTGCCGGGCAACACGTTTCCGCCTTATGTACTGGCCTTTATGCTGGGTGTTGCCTCTGGCGCCGCCATGATCCCCTATTCCATTATCAAGGAGGTCAATGCAGACGAGGTTAAAGGGAGTGCTACGGGGGCAATCAATTTTCTGGTGTTTGTCATGAGCGCCATTGTCTCGCCCCTGTTTGCCGCGTTTTTGCAGCACCTTGGTCATGGCCAACCCCTGACCGGTGTGCAGTTTACGCAGGCATTCAGCTTTGGGTTGGCGGGTATTGTACTGGCTGGGGTTCTAACCTTTTTCCTGCAAGAAACAGGCCCCGCCAGCCGCGCAAACCGTTAGGACTGTTTGCCCAGCCGCTGCTCCACGCGGGCAAGCAATTCCGTTCGGTAGGGCTCGGGCATAAAAGGCAGCAGTTTTTTCATGGCGATAAAACACGCATCAAACCCGGTTTCGAGTGTTTTATGAAAAAACACCTGTGCGCAAGCGGTGTCTCCCTCCTGTAGGGCCAGACGCGCCATATTGAGCGCACCCCAACAATCCCCCGCATCGGCTGCGGCCTGATAGTACTGGCGGGCCGCAGCAACGCCAGAGGGTGATTGGTCCTCTTGCAAAAGACCAATCATATTTAACGCTTTTGCAACTCCTGCCTGCGCTGCCTTGACGTACAACGCGTAAGCCCGCGGAACATCACGCGGGATTCCCTGACCGGAAAGATACAGATCGGCCATATTGAAAAAAGCCCATCCGTAATTCTGCCGTGCGGCCATTTCAAAATATTGCAGGGCTAGCAAAGGGTTGGGCGTAATACCCCACCCTCGCTCATAGGCCCGCCCCAGCATGTTCAGGGCTTTGGCGTCACCACTTCTGGCGGCAACCTCAATCATGCTGAAGGCAGCGTGCA
It encodes:
- a CDS encoding MFS transporter, translated to MPQAPQPVTPHTEKPVLTNQTAYIVAWFLCLIFYWLQYSTRSAPSVMVGELVSAFGLTTVGLGSLLGLYYYTYSLCSIISGAAVDRWGAKYTISFGALVLAAGTCLFGWGNEWVAGLGRLMQGAGSAFAFVGAVYLAARGFSKQHLATAVGVTQCAGMMGGAMGQSTVAWLIHDVINWHFFWIDTGGLIALVAVFIFFLTPQEHKTAHVVSHSAGSMFAPYKSVLSNPQSYLCGLCSGLLFLPTTVGSMTWGITFLTQSWHIGYHEAVMRAAMVPVGWMVGCPALGYLTDRIGRRKPVLLGGIVVMALTVAAIIYLPGNTFPPYVLAFMLGVASGAAMIPYSIIKEVNADEVKGSATGAINFLVFVMSAIVSPLFAAFLQHLGHGQPLTGVQFTQAFSFGLAGIVLAGVLTFFLQETGPASRANR
- a CDS encoding tetratricopeptide repeat protein; protein product: MLCSGPEDDNTTLTASAAAIQQEDADPLPPVEGQLLLAQIYLDRQQMHAAFSMIEVAARSGDAKALNMLGRAYERGWGITPNPLLALQYFEMAARQNYGWAFFNMADLYLSGQGIPRDVPRAYALYVKAAQAGVAKALNMIGLLQEDQSPSGVAAARQYYQAAADAGDCWGALNMARLALQEGDTACAQVFFHKTLETGFDACFIAMKKLLPFMPEPYRTELLARVEQRLGKQS